Proteins co-encoded in one Spirosoma endbachense genomic window:
- a CDS encoding glycosyltransferase family 2 protein: MTRISVCMATYNGERFIREQIESILPQLGFDDELIVSDDASTDSTLTIIRQFADNRIRIVTNHSSRSATRNFENALHHSTGDIIFLSDQDDVWFFNKVKTMMTYLHNHDLVVSDCDFIDEKGQLLGGSFFEHFHSNAGLLKNFVKNTFLGNCMAFRRTLLDRALPFPKELHEATRYLVYQDVWLGLLANSLFRVVFIPEKLSCFRRHANNASPTEMTVSSPQPLGHKLFGRILLAIALLKRVSNIA; the protein is encoded by the coding sequence ATGACCCGGATCAGTGTTTGTATGGCTACTTATAATGGGGAGCGATTTATCCGAGAACAAATTGAGTCGATTCTTCCCCAATTGGGATTTGATGATGAATTAATTGTTTCAGATGATGCCTCGACGGACAGTACGCTAACAATTATTCGTCAATTTGCCGATAACCGCATTCGCATAGTAACTAACCATTCCTCTCGGTCAGCAACTCGGAATTTTGAGAATGCTTTGCATCATTCTACTGGTGATATAATTTTCCTGTCTGATCAGGATGACGTCTGGTTCTTCAATAAAGTAAAAACAATGATGACCTATTTGCACAATCACGATTTGGTTGTTAGTGATTGTGATTTCATTGATGAAAAAGGCCAGCTACTTGGGGGATCATTTTTCGAGCACTTTCATTCAAATGCTGGCTTGTTGAAAAATTTTGTTAAAAATACCTTCTTAGGGAATTGCATGGCCTTTCGTCGTACTCTGCTTGACCGGGCATTGCCCTTTCCCAAAGAATTGCACGAGGCAACTCGCTATTTAGTTTACCAGGATGTCTGGTTAGGATTATTAGCAAACTCTCTTTTCCGGGTTGTATTTATACCTGAAAAACTATCCTGTTTTCGGAGGCATGCCAATAATGCCAGCCCTACTGAAATGACTGTTAGTAGCCCGCAGCCCTTAGGTCATAAACTTTTTGGAAGAATTCTTTTAGCCATTGCTCTGCTAAAACGAGTTTCAAATATTGCTTAA
- a CDS encoding oligosaccharide repeat unit polymerase, producing the protein MDINFGILPVLFGWATALFIVYALLYNKYIYSIIDPLFMWIFTTAFSSVLAIQIIPTLQDLLHFFGCQIALWAGFAIAYRKTNYLDSGLNQTGQVYEFSDQLLLRWITYTLLGVYILSNIIIGYNKGFALLSDAPTQSKIANFQEGFGLFRKINWSTGTFVSTGLVFMYFLKKRQIDLLFLLIVILLHTLDGSKTALLQVIISIGIVLYHPAFSYNKNALKKFQRYLPVIFLGIMGIFFTVLIKENNGYEEAFLAFITRLLYSADSVLYFYMPANVDYFADYSFWDYFPRLVNPILGFLRLAPYQEALGNTMVDNLRPPGYVQTNVTVGPNAPFYIEGRIYFYYWLAFPYSLLVGYLYALIRKHFFSLTRTSAFYFVYMGSFCHLAYALIVDVNLAITQSFDLAFFVIPPYIVLSFLLTSKLTIRLSPFLFKFYKNNLNL; encoded by the coding sequence ATGGATATTAATTTTGGCATATTACCTGTTCTTTTTGGCTGGGCGACTGCGCTATTTATTGTGTATGCATTATTGTATAATAAATATATTTACTCGATAATAGATCCTCTTTTTATGTGGATTTTTACCACTGCTTTTTCAAGTGTTTTAGCTATTCAAATTATTCCTACATTACAAGATCTTCTTCACTTCTTTGGATGCCAAATTGCATTATGGGCAGGCTTTGCAATAGCATATCGTAAAACTAATTATTTAGATTCAGGTCTAAACCAAACTGGACAGGTTTATGAATTTTCTGATCAATTACTTCTTCGGTGGATTACTTATACACTACTTGGTGTTTACATTTTATCAAATATAATTATAGGATATAATAAAGGTTTCGCTTTACTATCAGACGCTCCAACACAATCGAAAATTGCTAATTTTCAGGAAGGATTTGGCTTATTTAGGAAAATAAACTGGAGCACTGGTACATTTGTCAGCACTGGTCTTGTATTTATGTATTTTTTGAAAAAAAGACAAATAGATTTACTGTTTTTACTGATAGTAATTCTTTTACATACTTTAGACGGATCTAAGACGGCACTCTTGCAAGTTATTATTTCAATAGGAATTGTACTTTACCACCCAGCATTCTCTTATAATAAAAATGCGTTAAAAAAATTTCAACGATATTTGCCAGTAATTTTTTTGGGTATTATGGGCATTTTTTTTACGGTGCTTATAAAGGAGAACAATGGTTATGAAGAGGCTTTTTTAGCTTTTATAACTCGTCTATTATATAGTGCTGATTCTGTTTTGTATTTTTATATGCCTGCTAATGTCGATTATTTTGCTGACTATTCCTTTTGGGACTATTTCCCCCGTTTGGTAAATCCAATTCTTGGTTTCCTTCGCTTAGCGCCTTACCAAGAAGCCCTTGGAAATACAATGGTTGATAATTTACGCCCGCCAGGTTACGTGCAAACAAATGTTACAGTTGGCCCTAATGCACCATTTTATATTGAAGGGCGTATCTATTTCTATTATTGGCTAGCCTTTCCTTACAGCTTACTGGTGGGGTATTTATATGCACTAATTAGAAAGCATTTTTTTTCGCTTACTCGTACCAGTGCTTTCTACTTTGTTTATATGGGTAGTTTTTGCCACTTGGCTTATGCTTTGATTGTCGATGTTAATCTTGCCATTACTCAATCGTTTGATTTAGCATTCTTTGTTATTCCACCTTATATAGTACTTAGTTTTTTGCTAACTAGCAAACTAACTATACGATTAAGCCCATTTCTATTTAAATTCTACAAAAATAATTTAAATTTATAA
- a CDS encoding glycosyltransferase: MHQPLISIIITILNGEKTLSHCLASIESQTFSDYELVIVDGGSKDRTVQIINESPILNKTIRVLPGIGLYAGLNAGIKLSVGKWLYFIGADDALSSPDILQKVSEIIKNIKNNIKVVVGSVECIKQGTLLQPMFGSPYWMRHQVHHQGMFYDRNIFNNSLYNETMRIASDYEFNLRLALIGIPHQAMDIVICNFGGDGISENQMEHGYKEMQKIHQQLFKGIGRHWAMNYFWLRRSMSAILRRYKLSKLSMGLKKVFG; the protein is encoded by the coding sequence ATGCATCAACCCCTTATATCAATTATTATAACAATACTTAATGGTGAAAAAACATTAAGCCATTGCTTAGCAAGTATTGAATCTCAAACTTTCTCCGACTACGAATTAGTTATTGTAGATGGCGGCAGTAAAGATCGTACAGTACAGATTATTAATGAAAGCCCCATACTCAATAAAACAATACGAGTATTGCCGGGGATTGGTTTGTACGCAGGTTTAAACGCAGGTATAAAGCTATCAGTTGGGAAATGGCTTTATTTCATTGGCGCTGACGATGCACTAAGTAGCCCCGATATACTACAGAAAGTGTCTGAAATAATTAAAAATATAAAAAATAATATCAAGGTTGTTGTTGGCAGTGTTGAGTGTATAAAACAAGGAACTTTGCTTCAACCAATGTTTGGATCGCCTTACTGGATGCGCCATCAGGTACATCATCAAGGGATGTTTTATGATAGAAATATTTTTAATAATTCATTGTATAATGAAACTATGCGAATAGCGTCAGATTATGAATTTAATCTAAGACTGGCATTGATAGGCATACCTCATCAAGCAATGGATATTGTCATTTGTAATTTTGGTGGCGATGGTATCAGCGAAAACCAGATGGAACATGGTTATAAAGAAATGCAGAAAATTCACCAGCAACTTTTTAAAGGTATTGGCCGCCATTGGGCAATGAATTATTTTTGGTTAAGGCGTAGTATGAGTGCAATATTAAGACGATATAAACTTTCAAAGCTGAGCATGGGGCTCAAGAAAGTCTTTGGGTAA
- a CDS encoding glycosyltransferase family 2 protein → MKNALISVITVVYNARPTLESTIQSVLCQDKNLVEYWIIDGGSTDGSIDLIRKYEHQLAGWCSEPDNGIYDAMNKGIDRANGKWIYFLGGDDTLRPNVLKQIEPYLDPKYSIVFGDVMFDNGHRMRSFLGPRTIFQNTVHHQSAFYNSSLFVNFRYDKSLTIVSEYDVHLRLYIQKAYTRYVSMIVADCATGGASSELSKSLTETNQVRARYIKNKWKNKLLSCFLRLYYIQKKIRYLIYGHRV, encoded by the coding sequence ATGAAAAATGCACTTATATCTGTAATTACAGTTGTTTATAACGCTCGTCCAACATTAGAATCTACGATTCAAAGTGTTCTTTGTCAAGACAAAAACCTGGTTGAATATTGGATTATTGATGGTGGAAGCACTGATGGCTCGATTGATCTCATACGTAAGTATGAACACCAACTTGCCGGATGGTGTAGTGAGCCAGATAATGGTATTTATGATGCTATGAATAAAGGTATTGATAGAGCAAATGGTAAATGGATTTATTTTCTAGGGGGAGATGATACTCTAAGGCCTAACGTGCTAAAACAAATAGAGCCTTATTTGGACCCAAAATACTCTATTGTATTCGGTGATGTAATGTTTGATAACGGACATCGAATGCGCTCATTTTTGGGTCCTAGAACTATTTTCCAAAATACTGTACATCATCAAAGTGCATTTTATAATTCATCATTATTTGTCAACTTTCGCTATGATAAGTCACTAACGATAGTATCTGAATACGATGTTCATTTACGTTTATATATACAGAAAGCATACACACGTTATGTTTCTATGATAGTAGCAGATTGTGCGACAGGAGGAGCAAGTAGTGAATTATCAAAATCATTAACAGAAACAAATCAAGTACGGGCGCGATATATAAAAAATAAATGGAAGAATAAGCTTCTTTCCTGTTTTTTAAGACTCTACTATATCCAAAAAAAAATTAGATACCTAATTTATGGCCATCGAGTATAA
- a CDS encoding glycosyltransferase family 4 protein has translation MRIFFDHQTFSLLTYGGIPRYYAELIRGINSTPDNSAYLPLLVSNNIHLRETNIAVRPFFANIRIPKKLQSIYYLNRQYTIYKLNQQPYDVFHATYYDPYFLPYLKKRPFVVTFLDMIHEKFGTQFSELAYNGVITEQKRLLANRADRIIAISESTKNDIVELLNIAPSKIDVIYLGSSLSPEPLKPSSRISEPSFLLFVGNRSMYKNFIFFLKAIHPVLKKYKIKLLCAGGGEFTKAERALIQSLNADLLVEQCSINDQTLPILYQKALAFIFPTLYEGFGIPVLEAFACDCPCVVSNVSSLPEVAGDAALYIDPTMSDSIIYAVERLVNDSNLRETLIQKGRKQLTKFSWQHTVAETLSLYKNIS, from the coding sequence ATGAGAATTTTTTTTGACCATCAGACCTTCTCGCTTTTAACATATGGTGGTATACCACGCTATTATGCCGAACTGATTAGGGGTATTAATTCTACTCCTGATAATAGCGCTTATTTGCCTCTTCTTGTTTCAAATAATATCCATCTGCGTGAAACAAATATAGCGGTAAGACCATTTTTTGCAAATATTAGGATACCGAAAAAACTTCAGTCAATATATTACTTGAATCGACAGTACACTATTTATAAGCTGAATCAGCAACCTTATGATGTTTTTCATGCAACATATTACGATCCTTATTTTCTGCCTTATTTAAAGAAACGCCCCTTTGTTGTTACATTTTTAGATATGATTCACGAAAAATTTGGTACTCAGTTTAGTGAATTAGCTTATAATGGTGTAATTACAGAACAAAAGCGTCTTCTAGCTAATCGTGCTGACCGAATCATTGCTATTTCTGAAAGCACTAAGAATGATATAGTCGAATTATTGAATATTGCCCCGTCTAAAATAGATGTAATTTATTTAGGTAGTTCATTGTCGCCAGAGCCACTTAAACCATCTAGTCGCATATCCGAGCCCTCTTTTTTGCTATTTGTAGGTAATCGAAGTATGTATAAAAATTTTATATTTTTTTTGAAGGCAATTCATCCGGTATTAAAAAAATATAAAATCAAGCTTTTATGTGCGGGCGGAGGAGAGTTTACGAAGGCCGAAAGAGCTTTAATTCAATCCTTAAATGCTGACCTCCTCGTTGAACAATGTTCAATTAATGATCAAACTTTGCCCATACTTTATCAAAAGGCACTTGCATTTATATTTCCTACTCTATACGAAGGTTTTGGAATTCCTGTGTTGGAAGCATTTGCCTGCGACTGTCCATGTGTGGTTAGTAATGTGAGCTCATTACCTGAAGTGGCTGGTGATGCTGCGTTATATATAGACCCTACAATGTCAGATTCTATTATATACGCTGTTGAGCGTTTGGTAAATGATTCCAACCTGCGTGAAACATTAATTCAAAAAGGCCGTAAGCAATTGACTAAATTCTCTTGGCAACATACAGTTGCCGAAACTCTTAGTCTTTACAAAAATATTAGCTAA
- a CDS encoding FkbM family methyltransferase, whose translation MNLKTAQAIYNRKLNQETQTWSGRLKVRLINIIFNQIKKTNPLVEAFVGQFKLHIPFSHELPFIIKSSPYYSTNLARIAEQVNRKYSDLKFIDIGANIGDSVALLRSKATFPILCIEGDPYFFSILHKNATNFADVYLSKTYVGETAGELKAKSVEVGGTAHLSQAGLEADTIHIKKLSSILAGNPIFKLSKMLKIDTDGFDNKILRGSIDFIEAAKPVVFFEYDPFFLAQQNDDGISIFDTLATNGYQNILIYENYGELMLSADLKDKRLLEDINYFFTGRKGLMYCDICAFHKEDNDLFNKIRESEINFFSQARI comes from the coding sequence ATGAATTTAAAAACGGCTCAGGCAATCTATAATCGAAAACTTAATCAGGAAACTCAGACATGGTCGGGGCGATTGAAAGTTCGACTGATTAACATTATATTTAATCAAATTAAAAAGACGAACCCTCTAGTTGAGGCATTTGTTGGCCAATTTAAATTACATATACCTTTTTCGCATGAATTGCCATTTATCATAAAATCATCACCTTATTATTCGACAAATTTAGCTCGAATTGCTGAGCAAGTTAATCGAAAGTATTCGGATTTGAAATTTATCGATATTGGAGCAAATATAGGAGACTCTGTTGCTCTCTTGCGTAGTAAAGCAACGTTTCCTATCTTATGTATTGAAGGAGATCCTTACTTTTTTTCAATTCTTCATAAAAATGCTACTAACTTTGCAGATGTGTATCTATCTAAAACATATGTAGGGGAAACCGCTGGGGAGTTAAAAGCAAAATCTGTAGAAGTGGGTGGCACGGCTCATTTAAGCCAAGCTGGATTAGAAGCGGATACAATTCATATAAAAAAACTTTCCTCTATATTGGCTGGTAATCCGATATTTAAATTATCAAAAATGTTAAAAATTGATACAGATGGTTTTGATAATAAAATATTAAGAGGTTCAATCGATTTCATAGAAGCTGCCAAACCTGTTGTTTTTTTTGAATATGACCCTTTTTTCTTAGCTCAACAAAATGATGATGGTATATCGATCTTTGATACACTTGCTACAAATGGGTATCAGAATATATTGATTTATGAAAATTATGGTGAGCTAATGCTTTCAGCTGACTTGAAGGATAAAAGGCTTTTAGAAGACATTAATTATTTTTTTACAGGGCGTAAAGGTTTAATGTATTGTGATATTTGTGCATTTCATAAGGAAGATAATGACCTGTTTAATAAGATAAGGGAATCTGAAATTAACTTCTTCAGTCAAGCACGTATCTGA
- a CDS encoding oligosaccharide flippase family protein gives MKTISLDYLRERIRNGHPRTRKAQFNTVLGLGVKGGGVLISLLLVPMTIDYLSKDTYGTWLTISSIVTMISFFDIGIGNGLRNKLSEAVSRREMILARAYVSTAYFIFGVLQLTFIVIFLLLFRYVPWQRILNTTIDNEQLQNVVLITAIAIAIKLVLDILSYVLFALQESGVVNLFNFLFNTLILIGTYLLTCFTKGDLIYLAIVTTFSPILVLLVSGFILYRKRLKAYKPTFRLANVKYAKSLLSLGYKFFVIQMAVIILFYTDNLIITQLFGPSEVATYNVSFRYFNAANTIFSILIAPYWSAFTEASVKNDTEWMKRTYINLKKMWLFFFALVIIMIIVAQPVCIMWVGDRVKVPILLNLIMGLNVVIICWNNITVTVTNGLGRINLQLFCSVFASLVNIPLAIYLGQGLDLGSSGVILSTCISLLPAALIGYIQSKKLINNNAHGIWAN, from the coding sequence ATGAAAACTATATCACTTGATTACCTTCGTGAACGTATACGAAATGGACACCCGCGTACCCGAAAAGCACAATTTAATACTGTTTTAGGACTGGGAGTCAAGGGAGGGGGGGTATTGATTTCATTGCTATTAGTACCAATGACAATTGATTATCTAAGTAAAGATACATATGGGACTTGGTTGACAATTAGTTCAATTGTTACAATGATATCCTTTTTTGATATTGGTATTGGAAATGGCCTGCGTAACAAACTTTCAGAAGCGGTCTCCAGGAGAGAGATGATATTGGCTCGAGCTTATGTGAGCACGGCTTACTTTATCTTTGGTGTATTACAATTAACGTTCATTGTTATATTCCTACTTCTTTTTCGGTACGTACCTTGGCAACGAATTTTAAATACAACTATAGATAACGAACAACTTCAAAATGTAGTCTTAATTACGGCTATAGCCATTGCTATTAAGCTTGTACTTGATATTTTGTCGTACGTGCTATTTGCACTTCAAGAGTCGGGTGTAGTAAATTTATTTAATTTTTTATTCAATACCTTAATACTAATTGGTACATATTTACTAACGTGTTTTACGAAAGGCGATCTGATATATCTGGCTATAGTAACTACGTTTAGCCCCATTTTGGTACTATTAGTAAGTGGTTTTATTCTATATCGGAAACGGCTAAAAGCATACAAACCTACATTCCGGTTAGCAAATGTAAAATATGCAAAAAGCTTATTGTCACTAGGATATAAGTTCTTTGTTATTCAGATGGCGGTTATTATACTTTTTTATACTGATAACCTAATTATTACTCAACTTTTTGGCCCTTCCGAAGTTGCAACTTATAATGTATCATTCAGATATTTTAATGCTGCCAATACAATATTTAGTATTCTAATAGCGCCTTACTGGTCTGCATTTACAGAGGCATCCGTTAAAAATGATACTGAATGGATGAAACGAACATATATTAACTTGAAAAAAATGTGGTTATTTTTTTTCGCTTTAGTTATAATAATGATCATTGTGGCACAACCGGTTTGCATTATGTGGGTAGGAGATCGAGTTAAGGTACCTATCTTACTGAATTTAATTATGGGCTTAAATGTAGTAATTATTTGTTGGAATAATATCACTGTTACGGTGACCAATGGATTAGGGCGAATCAATCTGCAACTTTTTTGCTCAGTATTTGCCAGCCTGGTAAATATTCCACTAGCCATTTATTTAGGTCAAGGATTAGATTTAGGTAGCTCTGGAGTTATATTGTCTACTTGTATATCTTTACTGCCTGCGGCCTTGATAGGATATATCCAGTCTAAAAAACTAATTAATAATAATGCTCATGGTATCTGGGCTAACTAA
- a CDS encoding GDP-mannose 4,6-dehydratase, which yields MKRALICGISGQDGAYLAKLLLDKGYQVFGGSRDAQMASFNNLVRLGIREDIQLISVSINDFRSVLQTLLKVKPDEIYNLAGQSSVGLSFEQPVETLESISVGTLNLLEAIRFSNLPIKFYNAGSSECFGDTGSLAADETTPFRPRSPYGVAKAAAFWQVANYREAYQLFASTGILFNHESPLRPERFVTQKIVAAACRIAKGSREILTLGNIDIARDWGWAPDYVEAMWQMLQHNLPSDYVIATGYTNKLSEFISVVFRTVGLEWKEHVRIDSSFFRPTDIAEGHANPAKAWLQLGWKANYRMENVAQLMVEHKMQSETESGERSRQL from the coding sequence ATGAAAAGAGCCTTAATCTGTGGAATATCGGGCCAAGATGGTGCTTATCTGGCTAAATTGTTACTAGATAAAGGCTATCAAGTCTTTGGCGGTTCTCGAGATGCTCAAATGGCCTCCTTTAATAATCTTGTTCGATTAGGAATTCGAGAAGATATTCAATTGATATCCGTTAGTATTAACGACTTCCGGAGTGTACTCCAAACATTGTTGAAAGTGAAGCCAGATGAGATATATAATTTGGCTGGGCAAAGTTCCGTAGGTCTGTCGTTTGAGCAACCTGTTGAAACACTTGAAAGTATTAGTGTTGGAACGCTTAATTTGCTCGAAGCTATCAGATTTAGTAATCTACCAATAAAGTTTTATAACGCTGGTTCCAGCGAATGTTTTGGAGATACAGGCAGTTTAGCCGCCGATGAAACTACACCATTTCGGCCACGTAGTCCTTATGGTGTGGCAAAAGCAGCAGCTTTCTGGCAAGTTGCAAATTACCGTGAGGCTTATCAATTATTTGCAAGTACTGGGATCTTATTTAACCATGAATCGCCACTAAGACCTGAGCGATTTGTTACACAAAAGATTGTAGCAGCTGCTTGTCGTATTGCGAAAGGTAGTCGTGAAATTCTGACACTTGGAAATATAGATATTGCTCGTGATTGGGGATGGGCACCAGATTATGTAGAGGCTATGTGGCAAATGCTTCAACATAACCTTCCTAGTGATTATGTTATTGCGACAGGATACACTAATAAACTCAGTGAGTTTATTAGTGTTGTATTCAGGACCGTTGGTCTGGAATGGAAAGAACACGTTCGTATAGATTCATCATTTTTTCGCCCAACTGATATTGCTGAAGGTCATGCGAATCCAGCCAAAGCGTGGCTTCAGTTAGGGTGGAAGGCCAACTATAGAATGGAGAATGTTGCACAGCTAATGGTGGAACATAAGATGCAGAGCGAGACAGAAAGCGGGGAGAGATCAAGGCAACTATGA
- a CDS encoding GNVR domain-containing protein, whose amino-acid sequence MSVTETKRKEIIDDDEIEIRLSDIIGFLKNSRRRIIIGALIGFTVGALYAFSKSNIYTSQVTVMPEIQARSGGLGGLGSLAGLAGIDINSATGGGVDAIRPDVYPDVLQSVPFALYLLKQPVYSQKLQAKMSLAKFVNQINASGFIGIIAGMFSKKDEITKDERLDPGNFSQAIQVTKEQEELIKVIQKTVTALYDKKTGLLTLTSSVQDPVVAATVARLSLEYLTNYITTYRTEKARRQVTFLVQRVNEAKSRYQTAEYILSTYRDRNRNVFLNTAKIDEQRLQADFLLEQSVYNELSKQLEQAKIKVQDETPVFKILEPPTVPLRKSAPKRSLIILGFGIVGGIVSIIGAFIRRIQLNTKSL is encoded by the coding sequence ATGTCAGTTACAGAGACTAAAAGAAAGGAAATCATTGATGATGACGAAATAGAAATTCGGCTAAGCGATATTATAGGCTTTTTGAAAAATAGCAGACGCCGAATAATAATAGGTGCACTAATTGGCTTTACAGTCGGTGCATTGTACGCTTTCAGCAAATCCAACATCTATACTTCACAAGTTACAGTAATGCCAGAGATTCAGGCAAGAAGTGGCGGATTAGGTGGATTAGGATCTTTAGCTGGTTTAGCTGGTATTGATATCAATAGCGCTACTGGAGGAGGTGTTGATGCAATTCGTCCAGATGTTTATCCAGATGTATTACAGAGCGTTCCATTTGCATTATATCTGTTAAAACAACCTGTATATTCCCAAAAGTTACAGGCTAAAATGTCATTAGCTAAATTTGTAAATCAGATAAATGCTAGTGGTTTCATAGGAATAATTGCAGGCATGTTTTCTAAAAAAGATGAAATAACCAAGGACGAAAGACTTGATCCAGGAAATTTCAGCCAAGCAATTCAAGTCACAAAGGAACAGGAAGAATTAATTAAAGTAATCCAGAAAACTGTAACAGCGTTGTATGACAAGAAAACGGGTCTATTAACATTAACCTCTAGTGTGCAAGATCCCGTTGTCGCAGCTACAGTAGCTCGTTTATCACTTGAGTATTTAACTAATTATATTACTACCTATCGGACAGAAAAGGCTCGCAGACAAGTTACTTTTCTGGTACAAAGAGTTAATGAAGCAAAGAGCCGTTATCAGACAGCTGAATATATTTTATCAACTTATAGAGATCGTAATCGGAATGTATTTCTGAATACGGCTAAAATAGATGAACAAAGGCTTCAGGCTGATTTTTTGCTTGAGCAATCGGTCTATAATGAATTGTCTAAGCAACTAGAGCAAGCTAAAATTAAAGTACAAGACGAAACGCCCGTCTTTAAAATCTTGGAACCGCCAACTGTACCTTTACGTAAAAGTGCTCCCAAGCGATCATTAATAATACTAGGCTTCGGAATAGTTGGAGGAATTGTAAGTATAATAGGGGCATTTATTCGACGAATCCAATTGAATACTAAATCCCTATGA